One Actinomycetota bacterium genomic window carries:
- a CDS encoding polysaccharide deacetylase family protein, giving the protein MTILCYHAVEPAWTAALSVPPSTFRRHAAWLARGRAVVPLDRALELMDSSYRLPRTTAAITFDDGFRSVYDHAFPVLAEFGLPATVFIVTGTLTGEQNEVNWLDVPQPPGGLDTMGRDEILEMHTAGIRFGSHSHLHLRLPELSDHECEQDLRQSREILEDLLGEPVPYLAYPRGLHDERVRRAAQRAGYTHALGLPERRETFGRYAVPRVGVHHGNGVGTLRLKTSRPYLALRTAPLLSPLRSVVRRLRS; this is encoded by the coding sequence GTGACGATCCTCTGCTACCACGCGGTCGAACCCGCCTGGACCGCCGCACTCTCGGTGCCCCCCAGCACGTTCCGGCGGCACGCCGCGTGGCTCGCGCGCGGACGCGCCGTCGTCCCACTGGATCGAGCGCTCGAGCTCATGGACAGCTCCTACCGTCTGCCGCGGACGACCGCCGCGATCACCTTCGATGACGGGTTCCGTTCGGTCTACGACCACGCGTTCCCCGTGCTCGCGGAGTTCGGGCTGCCCGCGACCGTCTTCATCGTGACCGGGACGTTGACCGGGGAGCAGAACGAGGTGAACTGGCTGGACGTCCCTCAACCACCCGGGGGACTGGACACGATGGGGCGTGACGAGATCCTGGAGATGCACACGGCTGGCATCCGTTTCGGGTCGCACAGCCATCTGCACCTCCGACTACCGGAGCTCAGCGATCACGAGTGCGAACAGGACCTTCGGCAGAGCCGGGAGATCCTCGAGGACCTGCTGGGCGAACCGGTGCCGTACCTCGCGTACCCGCGGGGGCTGCACGACGAGCGTGTTCGACGCGCGGCACAGCGGGCGGGCTACACCCACGCGCTCGGGCTCCCTGAGAGAAGGGAAACGTTCGGCCGCTACGCGGTCCCGCGGGTCGGCGTCCACCACGGCAACGGCGTCGGCACGTTGCGCCTGAAGACGAGCCGGCCCTACCTCGCGCTACGGACCGCCCCGCTCCTCTCTCCCCTGCGATCGGTGGTACGCCGTCTCCGCTCGTGA